The following proteins come from a genomic window of Citrobacter europaeus:
- a CDS encoding anion permease: MSTNSVTGKSILSFLIPLAIGAIVWFYPVPDGLTPQAWHMFAIFAATIAAILTQPLPSGAVMLVALCVVIFTKTLPEAKALSGFASGTVWLIFCAYVLSLGFVTSGLGKRIAYKMLSLFGGSSLGIAYSLGVSDLIMAPAMPSVTARSGGIIFPITRSINDVLGSAPGVTGKRIGDFLTMVCFQFTPITGAIFLTGMAANPLVASLAKSSLGIEITWGGWFISAVVPAMVCFCLMPLLVYKLLDPELKRTPEAKAMGKQALGELGSMSSNEKKVAFGFVLALVGWGTSLITGLSATSVGLGLAAYLFASGAVSWKSLLNDHAAWDTVIWFSVIISLATGLADLGFIKWMTVKLGSGIQGFGAIESFIVLGILYIYVHYLFATATGHVAALYAPFAATAIAAGAPPMMVAICFGIFSNLMWGNTEYGGGPGPIYFAQGYFERPRFYKINLCVVTANVIIIFAVGMLWWKLLGYY, encoded by the coding sequence ATGTCAACGAATTCTGTCACGGGAAAATCCATTCTGTCGTTCCTGATACCGCTGGCGATAGGCGCGATCGTTTGGTTTTATCCCGTACCTGATGGTCTGACGCCTCAGGCCTGGCATATGTTCGCGATATTTGCCGCGACCATTGCCGCCATTCTTACTCAGCCGCTCCCTTCGGGGGCGGTGATGTTGGTTGCACTTTGTGTGGTTATTTTCACCAAAACATTACCAGAGGCAAAGGCGCTGTCAGGGTTTGCGTCCGGTACGGTATGGCTCATTTTCTGTGCTTACGTCTTGTCTCTGGGGTTTGTAACGTCAGGACTGGGGAAACGTATCGCGTATAAAATGTTATCGCTCTTTGGTGGTAGCAGCCTGGGTATCGCTTACTCACTGGGGGTTTCCGATCTGATTATGGCCCCGGCAATGCCGTCAGTAACCGCGCGGTCCGGGGGCATTATTTTTCCCATCACTCGTTCCATCAATGATGTATTGGGTTCCGCTCCAGGGGTTACTGGCAAGCGCATTGGCGATTTCTTAACCATGGTGTGCTTCCAGTTTACGCCGATTACCGGGGCGATTTTCCTCACCGGGATGGCGGCGAATCCGCTGGTAGCCAGTCTGGCTAAATCGTCATTGGGTATAGAGATAACCTGGGGCGGATGGTTTATTTCCGCAGTGGTTCCTGCGATGGTCTGTTTCTGCCTGATGCCACTTCTGGTTTACAAGTTATTGGATCCCGAGCTTAAGCGTACGCCAGAGGCAAAAGCGATGGGTAAGCAGGCGCTCGGTGAACTCGGTTCGATGAGCAGCAATGAGAAAAAGGTTGCGTTTGGGTTTGTGCTGGCGCTGGTTGGCTGGGGCACTAGCTTGATTACTGGATTGTCTGCCACATCTGTCGGACTGGGGCTGGCTGCTTATCTGTTCGCCTCGGGTGCCGTTAGCTGGAAAAGCCTGCTTAATGACCATGCGGCATGGGATACGGTAATCTGGTTTAGCGTTATAATTAGTCTGGCGACCGGACTTGCCGATCTGGGCTTTATTAAATGGATGACCGTAAAGCTAGGCAGCGGTATTCAAGGGTTTGGCGCGATCGAGTCCTTTATTGTCCTGGGGATCCTTTACATTTACGTCCATTATCTCTTTGCTACGGCTACCGGGCACGTGGCTGCGCTGTATGCCCCTTTCGCGGCCACGGCGATCGCTGCAGGTGCGCCGCCGATGATGGTCGCTATTTGCTTCGGTATCTTTAGTAACCTGATGTGGGGGAATACCGAGTATGGCGGCGGACCTGGCCCTATTTATTTTGCCCAGGGCTATTTTGAACGGCCGCGCTTTTACAAGATTAACCTCTGTGTGGTGACGGCAAATGTGATCATCATTTTTGCCGTGGGCATGCTGTGGTGGAAGCTGCTGGGGTACTATTAA
- the dinG gene encoding ATP-dependent DNA helicase DinG, with protein MALTAALKAQIAAWYKALQEQIPDFIPRAPQRQMIADVAKTLSGEEGRHLAIEAPTGVGKTLSYLIPGIAIAREEQKTLVVSTANVALQDQIYSKDLPLLRKIIPDLRFTAAFGRGRYVCPRNLAALASTEPNQQDLLAFLDDDLTPNNQEEQKRCARLKGDLDSYKWDGLRDHTDIAIDDGLWQRLSTDKASCLNRNCHYYRECPFFVARREIQEAEVVVANHALVMAAMESEAVLPEPKNLLLVLDEGHHLPDVARDALEMSAEISAPWYRLQLDLFCKLVATCLEQFRPKTTPPLANAERLNGHCEELYELISSLNNILNLYMPATQEAEHRFAMGELPAEVMEICQRLAKLTEMLRGLAELFLNDLSEKTGTHDIVRLHRVILQMNRALGMFEAQSKLWRLASLAQSSGAPVSKWATREVRDGQIHVWFHCVGIRVSDQLERLLWRSVPHIIVTSATLRSLNSFSRLQEMSGLKEKAGDRFVALDSPFNHVEQGRIVIPQMRYEPLIENEEQHIAEMAAYFREQLESKKHQGMLVLFASGRAMQRFLEHVTDLRLLLLVQGDQPRYRLVELHRKRVTNGERSVLVGLQSFAEGLDLKGDLLTQVHIHKIAFPPIDSPVVITEGEWLKSLNRYPFEVQSLPAASFNLIQQVGRLIRSHSCWGEVVIYDKRLLTKNYGKRLLNALPIFPIEQPAVPDVIVKPKEKAKPTRRRRR; from the coding sequence ATGGCACTAACGGCTGCGTTAAAAGCGCAAATCGCCGCCTGGTATAAGGCGCTTCAGGAACAGATCCCCGACTTTATCCCCCGTGCGCCGCAGCGGCAGATGATTGCTGACGTTGCGAAAACACTCTCCGGGGAAGAAGGGCGACATCTGGCGATTGAAGCGCCGACCGGGGTGGGGAAAACTCTGTCTTATCTGATTCCCGGTATTGCCATAGCGCGTGAAGAACAAAAAACGCTGGTGGTTAGTACCGCCAACGTCGCTTTGCAGGATCAGATCTACAGCAAAGATTTACCGCTGCTACGCAAAATTATCCCTGACCTGCGTTTTACCGCCGCGTTTGGTCGCGGACGCTATGTCTGTCCGCGTAACTTAGCGGCGCTGGCCAGTACCGAACCCAATCAGCAGGATCTACTGGCCTTTCTCGACGACGATCTGACGCCCAATAACCAGGAAGAACAAAAGCGCTGCGCCAGGCTAAAAGGCGATCTCGACAGCTACAAGTGGGACGGGCTGCGCGATCACACCGATATCGCTATCGACGACGGACTCTGGCAACGGCTGAGCACTGATAAAGCCAGCTGTCTGAACCGTAACTGTCACTACTATCGTGAATGCCCTTTTTTTGTTGCCCGCAGGGAGATTCAGGAAGCCGAAGTGGTGGTTGCCAACCACGCGCTGGTGATGGCGGCCATGGAAAGCGAAGCCGTTTTGCCGGAGCCGAAAAACCTGCTATTGGTGCTTGATGAAGGCCACCATTTGCCCGACGTCGCGCGCGATGCGCTGGAGATGAGCGCAGAAATCAGCGCCCCCTGGTACCGACTGCAGTTGGATCTGTTTTGCAAATTAGTGGCTACCTGCCTGGAGCAGTTTCGGCCAAAAACCACGCCTCCGTTGGCGAATGCCGAGCGTCTGAATGGTCACTGTGAGGAACTGTATGAGCTGATTTCCTCGCTCAATAACATTCTTAATCTGTACATGCCGGCTACCCAGGAAGCGGAACACCGCTTCGCGATGGGGGAGCTACCTGCGGAAGTGATGGAGATTTGTCAGCGTCTGGCAAAACTAACGGAAATGCTGCGCGGTCTGGCGGAACTGTTCCTCAACGATCTCAGCGAAAAAACCGGCACTCACGATATTGTGCGTCTGCATCGGGTTATTTTGCAGATGAATCGGGCGCTGGGCATGTTTGAGGCACAAAGCAAATTGTGGCGGCTGGCATCGCTCGCGCAATCATCGGGCGCGCCGGTGAGTAAATGGGCGACGCGCGAGGTGCGTGACGGGCAGATCCACGTCTGGTTTCACTGCGTGGGGATCCGCGTGAGCGATCAGCTCGAACGACTGCTGTGGCGCAGCGTACCGCATATTATTGTCACTTCCGCCACGCTACGCTCGCTCAACAGCTTCTCGCGTCTGCAGGAAATGAGCGGCCTGAAGGAAAAAGCAGGGGACCGGTTTGTTGCGCTGGATTCACCGTTTAATCACGTTGAACAGGGCAGAATCGTCATTCCGCAGATGCGCTACGAACCGCTAATTGAAAACGAAGAGCAGCATATCGCGGAAATGGCCGCCTACTTCCGCGAACAGCTGGAAAGCAAGAAGCATCAGGGGATGTTGGTACTCTTTGCCAGCGGCCGGGCGATGCAGCGTTTTCTGGAGCACGTTACCGATCTGCGCCTACTGTTGCTGGTTCAGGGCGACCAGCCGCGCTATCGTCTGGTGGAGCTGCACCGCAAGCGGGTGACCAACGGCGAGCGTAGCGTGCTGGTTGGGCTGCAATCTTTTGCCGAAGGTCTGGACTTGAAAGGCGACCTGCTGACTCAGGTGCATATTCACAAAATTGCTTTTCCGCCTATCGACAGCCCGGTGGTGATCACCGAGGGCGAGTGGTTGAAAAGCCTGAACCGCTACCCCTTCGAGGTGCAGAGCCTGCCCGCGGCGTCGTTCAATTTGATCCAGCAGGTAGGGCGACTCATCCGTAGCCATAGTTGCTGGGGAGAAGTGGTTATTTATGATAAGCGTTTATTGACCAAAAACTATGGCAAGCGTTTACTGAATGCATTACCCATATTTCCGATAGAGCAACCTGCTGTGCCAGACGTTATAGTAAAACCAAAAGAAAAAGCGAAACCCACACGCCGCCGTCGGCGTTAA